From one Acidibrevibacterium fodinaquatile genomic stretch:
- a CDS encoding COG4705 family protein produces the protein MEAAPGRGRESKVPEVTLVFWIIKIAATTLGETGGDTVTMTLGWGYLAGTLLFLVALVGLVLAQIAARRFHPLLYWATIIASTTFGTTMADFADRSLGFGYPGGASLLFVLLMATLGLWYRTQGSIAVTTVAAPRTELFYWAAITFSQTLGTALGDWAADGGLGYDGGALVFGAALALLAVLYFRTKLSRVALFWAAFILTRPLGATVGDFLDKSRAEGGLAVSRPLATLALAIFILVCLALLPQRAGRHPGGQQAG, from the coding sequence TTCCCGAAGTCACCCTCGTTTTCTGGATCATCAAGATCGCTGCGACCACGCTTGGCGAGACCGGCGGCGATACGGTGACGATGACCCTCGGTTGGGGCTATCTCGCCGGAACCTTGCTATTTCTAGTTGCGCTCGTGGGTCTCGTCCTGGCGCAGATCGCGGCGCGACGCTTCCACCCGCTCCTTTACTGGGCGACCATCATTGCCTCGACCACGTTCGGCACCACCATGGCCGACTTCGCCGACCGCTCGCTCGGCTTCGGCTATCCCGGCGGGGCGAGCTTGCTGTTCGTTCTGCTGATGGCAACCCTTGGCCTCTGGTATCGGACTCAGGGCAGCATCGCCGTCACCACCGTTGCCGCGCCGCGGACGGAACTGTTCTACTGGGCGGCGATCACGTTTTCGCAAACCCTCGGCACCGCGCTCGGCGACTGGGCGGCCGATGGCGGCCTCGGCTATGACGGCGGCGCGCTGGTCTTCGGCGCCGCCCTCGCCCTTCTCGCCGTGCTTTATTTCCGGACCAAACTCTCTCGGGTCGCGCTATTTTGGGCAGCTTTCATCCTGACCCGGCCGCTCGGCGCGACCGTCGGCGATTTTCTCGACAAATCACGCGCCGAAGGCGGCCTCGCAGTCAGCCGCCCGCTCGCGACGCTCGCCCTCGCTATCTTTATTCTCGTCTGCCTCGCCCTCCTGCCGCAGCGGGCCGGACGGCACCCCGGTGGCCAACAGGCGGGGTGA
- a CDS encoding threonine ammonia-lyase — translation MSSLAVTLADVEAACARIAGRVLESPAIAADTLSRATGARVFLKLDNLQATGAFKERGAANRLALLTEEERKRGVIAVSAGNHAQAVARHASLDAIRATIVMPRFTPATKVTRTAGWGAEVVLHGETLAEAADEAHRLAARDGLVFIHPYDDPGVIAGQGTLALEFLKAVPDLDVLVVPVGGGGLLAGCAVAASALRPGIEIIGVEVTAYAALAQRLAGQTVSVGGPTIAEGIAVRDIGEIPLALIRQLVSDVLIVPERAIEQAIALLAEGAKVIAEGAGAAGLAAVLAYRERFAGRRVGVPVCGGNIDARILANVLLRNLLRDGRLLRLSLEIPDRPGVLADIAGTIGAAGGNIIDVSHHRLFASPSVQSAGLELMVEARDTPHGDAIVAALAKTYTVRRLAGESGAIG, via the coding sequence ATGTCCTCCCTTGCCGTTACCCTCGCCGATGTCGAGGCCGCTTGCGCGCGTATCGCGGGCCGCGTTCTCGAAAGCCCCGCGATAGCGGCCGATACGCTCTCACGCGCCACCGGGGCACGGGTTTTCCTCAAACTCGACAATCTCCAGGCGACCGGCGCCTTCAAGGAGCGCGGCGCCGCCAACCGCTTGGCGCTGCTCACCGAAGAGGAGCGCAAGCGCGGCGTCATCGCGGTTTCGGCTGGCAATCACGCCCAAGCCGTCGCCCGCCATGCGAGCCTCGACGCCATCCGCGCGACCATCGTCATGCCGCGTTTCACCCCGGCAACCAAGGTGACGCGAACGGCCGGCTGGGGCGCCGAGGTGGTGCTGCATGGTGAGACCCTGGCGGAAGCGGCCGACGAGGCGCATCGGCTCGCGGCACGCGATGGGCTGGTCTTCATCCATCCCTATGATGATCCCGGGGTAATTGCCGGGCAAGGCACGCTCGCGCTCGAATTCCTCAAAGCGGTTCCCGATCTCGACGTCCTCGTGGTCCCGGTCGGCGGTGGCGGTCTGCTCGCCGGCTGCGCGGTCGCGGCGAGCGCGCTCAGGCCGGGGATCGAGATCATCGGCGTCGAGGTCACCGCCTATGCCGCGCTCGCCCAACGCCTCGCCGGCCAGACGGTTTCGGTCGGCGGCCCGACCATCGCCGAGGGCATCGCCGTCCGCGATATCGGCGAAATCCCGCTGGCGCTGATCCGGCAGCTGGTTTCCGACGTGCTGATCGTTCCCGAGCGCGCCATCGAGCAGGCGATCGCGCTGCTCGCCGAGGGGGCGAAAGTGATCGCCGAGGGCGCTGGCGCAGCGGGGCTGGCGGCTGTGCTCGCCTATCGCGAGCGCTTTGCCGGGCGGCGGGTCGGCGTTCCGGTTTGCGGCGGCAATATCGATGCGCGCATCCTCGCCAATGTGCTGCTGCGCAATTTGCTGCGGGATGGCAGGCTGCTCCGCCTCAGCCTCGAAATCCCCGACCGGCCCGGGGTGCTCGCCGATATCGCCGGCACCATCGGCGCGGCCGGCGGCAACATCATCGATGTCTCGCACCACCGGCTGTTCGCCTCGCCGAGCGTGCAATCGGCGGGGCTGGAATTGATGGTCGAAGCGCGCGACACGCCGCATGGCGATGCCATCGTCGCCGCCTTGGCGAAAACCTACACTGTGCGGCGGCTGGCCGGCGAGAGCGGCGCGATCGGCTGA
- the greA gene encoding transcription elongation factor GreA encodes MQKFPMTAAGLQRLEEELRHLKSVERPGIIRAIAEARSHGDLSENAEYHAARERQSFIEGRIAELEEIVSAAEVIDPALLSGDQVKFGAHVRLIDEETEQESSYQIVGMHEADIKAGRLSISSPLAKALIGKKPGDQVSVPAPGGDRSYEILTVSFG; translated from the coding sequence GTGCAGAAGTTTCCGATGACGGCCGCTGGCCTGCAACGCTTGGAGGAGGAGCTGCGTCATCTCAAATCGGTCGAGCGGCCGGGTATTATCCGCGCCATCGCCGAGGCGCGAAGCCATGGTGATTTATCGGAAAACGCCGAATACCATGCCGCGCGGGAGCGCCAATCCTTCATCGAAGGGCGAATCGCGGAACTCGAGGAAATCGTCAGCGCAGCCGAGGTGATCGATCCCGCCCTGCTCTCGGGCGATCAGGTGAAGTTCGGTGCCCATGTCCGTCTGATCGACGAGGAAACCGAGCAGGAATCTTCCTATCAGATCGTCGGCATGCATGAGGCCGATATCAAGGCCGGCCGGCTTTCGATCTCCTCGCCGCTGGCCAAGGCGCTGATTGGCAAAAAGCCCGGCGATCAGGTCTCGGTGCCAGCGCCGGGCGGCGATCGCAGCTACGAAATCCTGACCGTCAGCTTCGGCTGA